A portion of the Candidatus Uhrbacteria bacterium genome contains these proteins:
- a CDS encoding 50S ribosomal protein L1, whose amino-acid sequence MRSKRYKAAATGLDLKKLYTPAEAIELVKKTSNVKFDASVEVHVRLGIDPGKSDQSIRGTMNLPHGTGKTKRVAAFVEPDKESVAKDAGADVIGGEELIAIIAQKGTFDFDVAVATPSMMPKIAKIAKILGQRGVMPNPKTDTVGADVKKMVSEQKAGKVTFRNDATANVHQIIGKVSFDATKLLENFHALIEQLRKVKPASAKGIYFRSVTLTSSMGPGIKVSV is encoded by the coding sequence ATGCGAAGCAAACGATACAAAGCGGCCGCAACCGGCCTCGATCTCAAAAAACTCTACACGCCTGCCGAGGCGATAGAGCTTGTGAAGAAGACGTCGAACGTAAAGTTCGATGCCAGCGTGGAGGTCCACGTACGCCTGGGCATCGATCCGGGCAAATCGGATCAAAGCATCCGCGGCACGATGAACTTGCCGCACGGCACGGGAAAGACAAAGCGCGTCGCCGCATTTGTAGAACCAGATAAAGAGTCCGTGGCAAAAGACGCGGGAGCTGATGTGATCGGCGGCGAGGAACTCATTGCCATCATCGCCCAAAAAGGAACATTCGATTTTGATGTTGCAGTGGCAACGCCAAGCATGATGCCTAAGATCGCGAAGATTGCGAAAATCTTGGGCCAGCGCGGCGTCATGCCAAACCCCAAGACCGACACCGTCGGTGCGGATGTAAAGAAAATGGTAAGTGAACAGAAAGCCGGAAAAGTAACGTTCCGTAATGATGCCACCGCCAACGTGCACCAGATCATCGGAAAAGTCTCGTTCGATGCGACAAAGCTCCTCGAGAACTTCCACGCGCTCATCGAGCAGTTGCGTAAAGTGAAACCCGCAAGCGCAAAGGGTATCTACTTCCGCTCCGTGACGCTGACATCCAGCATGGGTCCCGGAATAAAAGTGAGTGTTTAG
- the rplK gene encoding 50S ribosomal protein L11: MAKLVTQIKLQINGGAATPAPPVGPALGQHGLNIADFVQKFNAATQDRRGEVVPVVISVFDDRSYTFITKVAPASDLIKKAAGIPKGSGKPLTEKVGKITKAQLREIAQKKMPDLNANDEEAAMKIIAGTARQMGVDIGE; encoded by the coding sequence ATGGCTAAATTGGTTACGCAAATTAAGCTCCAGATTAACGGCGGAGCCGCAACCCCCGCACCGCCCGTAGGTCCCGCACTTGGCCAGCACGGTCTCAACATCGCTGATTTCGTGCAGAAGTTCAACGCAGCCACTCAGGACCGCCGTGGCGAAGTCGTGCCTGTTGTCATCAGCGTGTTCGACGATCGGAGTTACACGTTCATCACAAAAGTCGCTCCCGCGTCCGACCTCATCAAAAAGGCAGCGGGTATTCCAAAGGGTTCTGGAAAACCGTTGACGGAAAAGGTGGGTAAGATCACAAAGGCGCAGTTGCGCGAGATCGCGCAGAAGAAAATGCCCGATCTCAACGCTAACGATGAAGAAGCAGCAATGAAAATTATTGCCGGCACCGCGCGGCAAATGGGCGTGGACATTGGAGAATAA
- the nusG gene encoding transcription termination/antitermination protein NusG produces MAKQTAQLGRRWYAIHTYSGYEENVAHNLNQRIDSMDMSDKIFNVLVPKEKKIKIKNGKRRVVEEKIFPGYVLVEMVVTDDSWYVVRNTPNVTGFIGTGTIPTPISEEEMTSLQKRMGVDEPEYKLDVRKGDTVQISDGPFKNMEGKVADVDEGRGKIKVLVSMFGRETPVELDFLQVKKV; encoded by the coding sequence ATGGCAAAACAAACCGCACAACTTGGCCGCCGGTGGTACGCCATTCACACCTACTCTGGCTACGAGGAAAACGTCGCGCACAACCTGAACCAGCGTATTGACTCCATGGACATGTCGGACAAAATTTTCAACGTCCTCGTGCCCAAAGAGAAGAAAATCAAAATCAAAAACGGCAAACGCCGCGTGGTAGAGGAGAAGATCTTTCCGGGCTACGTTCTCGTCGAAATGGTCGTAACAGATGATTCGTGGTATGTGGTACGCAATACGCCAAACGTTACAGGCTTCATCGGCACCGGCACCATTCCCACCCCCATATCGGAAGAAGAAATGACGTCGCTGCAGAAGCGTATGGGCGTAGACGAGCCGGAATACAAACTCGATGTACGCAAAGGCGATACCGTGCAAATTTCTGACGGGCCATTTAAGAATATGGAGGGTAAGGTTGCCGACGTGGACGAAGGCCGCGGCAAAATTAAGGTTCTTGTGTCCATGTTCGGTCGCGAAACCCCGGTCGAGCTCGACTTCTTGCAAGTGAAGAAGGTATAG
- the secE gene encoding preprotein translocase subunit SecE — MSDATKRLLNNRLTRYLRESKEELEKVTWPNRRESTSYALLVVAVSVGLGVFFFLLDIVFGKGLAQLIRLAS, encoded by the coding sequence ATGTCCGATGCGACAAAACGACTTCTCAATAACCGGCTCACGCGGTATCTACGCGAGTCCAAAGAAGAGCTCGAAAAAGTCACGTGGCCCAACCGCCGCGAGAGTACGTCCTATGCACTCCTCGTCGTAGCTGTGAGCGTAGGACTTGGCGTCTTCTTCTTCCTGCTCGATATCGTCTTTGGCAAAGGCCTTGCCCAGCTTATCCGCCTCGCCTCTTAA
- the gyrB gene encoding DNA topoisomerase (ATP-hydrolyzing) subunit B, whose product MAAKSSSAEYGAKQIQVLEGLDPVRKRPGMYIGSTGPAGLHHLVWEVVDNSFDEAMAGHAKVITVSLLPNNRVSVEDDGRGIPVETHAQFKVSALELVLTKLHAGGKFGGGGYKVSGGLHGVGVSVVNALSTWLKVEVKRDGFLWAQEYACGKPTYKVRKVEKARGTGTKVIFEPDASIFETVEFDVKTVLDHLRQQCYLTKGIKVVVVDERTSEPKPYAFYFEGGVASFVRHLNHNKEVRHENVFYVHKVDAASEIEVETALQYTDEYYESLFCFTNNIYNPDGGSHLVGFRAALTRELNTYARNKGFLKEKDTNLSGDDVREGLTTVISVKLRDPQFEGQTKGKLGNPEARTAVEAVFAEAFAVYLEEHPRDAEAILQKCLLAAEARRAARAARDTVLRKGMLEGLTLPGKLADCANRDPEQCELFIVEGDSAGGSAKQGRNRDNQAVLPLRGKILNVERARLDKMLQNNEIKSLIIALGTNIGEQFDVGKLRYHRVVIMTDADVDGAHIQTLLLTLFYRYFPELIHKAHIYLAQPPLYRVNWGKNARYVYSDDEKSRVLEELGASKEKAKRAGAEEGGDENAGAPEGTGETMSIGGLKVNIQRYKGLGEMNPDQLWETTMDPAHRTLRRITIADASAADEAFEILMGSEVAPRKKFIQTHAKSVKNLDI is encoded by the coding sequence ATGGCGGCAAAATCCTCTTCGGCCGAATACGGCGCGAAACAAATCCAAGTTCTGGAAGGCCTCGACCCCGTGCGCAAACGCCCGGGTATGTACATCGGCTCCACGGGTCCCGCAGGCTTGCACCACCTTGTATGGGAGGTCGTGGACAATTCGTTTGATGAAGCCATGGCGGGGCACGCCAAAGTCATTACGGTAAGTCTCCTCCCCAACAATCGCGTAAGCGTGGAAGACGACGGTCGCGGTATCCCCGTAGAGACTCATGCACAGTTTAAGGTGTCTGCCCTCGAACTCGTCCTCACAAAACTTCACGCAGGAGGAAAATTCGGCGGCGGCGGGTACAAGGTGTCCGGCGGTTTGCACGGAGTTGGTGTCTCCGTTGTAAACGCGCTTTCCACATGGTTGAAAGTCGAAGTGAAGCGTGACGGATTTTTGTGGGCGCAAGAATATGCGTGCGGCAAACCGACATACAAGGTGCGTAAAGTAGAGAAGGCGAGAGGCACGGGTACAAAAGTTATCTTTGAGCCGGATGCAAGTATTTTTGAAACTGTGGAGTTCGACGTCAAGACCGTCCTTGATCACCTGCGCCAGCAGTGTTACCTCACGAAGGGTATCAAGGTTGTCGTAGTGGACGAACGCACGAGCGAGCCTAAACCGTATGCGTTTTACTTTGAGGGCGGAGTGGCAAGTTTCGTGCGTCATCTGAATCACAACAAGGAGGTCCGTCACGAAAACGTTTTTTACGTACATAAAGTAGATGCCGCAAGCGAGATTGAGGTAGAGACAGCTCTGCAATACACCGATGAATACTACGAATCGCTCTTTTGTTTCACGAACAATATTTACAACCCAGATGGAGGATCGCATCTGGTGGGGTTTCGCGCGGCGCTCACGCGCGAGCTTAACACCTATGCCCGCAATAAAGGATTCCTGAAAGAGAAGGACACCAATCTGTCAGGGGACGACGTGCGCGAAGGGCTTACAACGGTGATCAGCGTGAAGCTGCGGGATCCGCAATTTGAGGGACAGACAAAGGGAAAGCTCGGCAACCCAGAAGCGCGCACGGCTGTGGAAGCTGTATTTGCCGAGGCGTTTGCCGTGTACCTGGAAGAGCACCCACGTGATGCCGAAGCGATCTTGCAAAAGTGTCTGCTTGCGGCCGAGGCACGGCGGGCAGCACGGGCAGCACGCGATACCGTTTTGCGCAAAGGCATGCTCGAGGGACTCACGCTGCCGGGCAAGCTGGCGGATTGCGCGAACCGCGATCCCGAACAGTGTGAACTATTTATTGTCGAGGGTGACTCGGCTGGTGGCTCCGCCAAACAAGGACGCAATCGTGATAACCAAGCCGTCCTCCCTTTGCGTGGAAAAATCTTGAACGTGGAGCGCGCACGACTCGACAAGATGCTGCAGAACAATGAAATAAAATCTCTCATTATCGCGCTTGGCACGAACATCGGCGAGCAATTCGACGTGGGCAAGTTGCGTTATCATCGCGTCGTCATTATGACAGATGCCGACGTGGATGGCGCTCACATCCAGACGCTTCTGCTTACCCTGTTCTACCGTTACTTCCCAGAGCTCATTCACAAGGCCCACATTTACTTGGCGCAGCCACCGCTCTACCGGGTGAACTGGGGCAAGAATGCGCGTTACGTGTACTCGGATGATGAAAAATCGCGTGTGCTCGAAGAACTTGGCGCATCTAAAGAGAAGGCTAAGAGGGCTGGGGCCGAAGAAGGCGGGGACGAGAACGCGGGCGCGCCGGAAGGGACCGGGGAGACCATGAGCATCGGCGGACTTAAAGTAAACATCCAGCGCTACAAAGGGTTGGGGGAGATGAATCCTGACCAACTATGGGAGACGACGATGGATCCGGCACATCGCACACTCCGGCGTATCACTATTGCGGACGCCTCGGCCGCCGACGAAGCTTTTGAAATTTTGATGGGTTCCGAAGTCGCCCCACGAAAAAAATTCATCCAAACTCACGCCAAGAGCGTCAAGAATTTGGACATTTAG
- a CDS encoding rod shape-determining protein RodA: MFSGHAWRQFDWWMVLAVVALVAIGFAAIYSVALSLPVGDLLSVKKQAIALLVGALAGLGLALTHVRWFESLSLHLYVLGVVLLVLVLFFGETIRGTTGWFVLPGFNIQPVEFAKIALILGLAHRLARRRSAVLAWRDIAHTGLLAGIPVVLVFLQPDLGSALVLVGVWGILLLCSRITSRQVLALGALFLVLGLLGWQFLAGYQQERLLSFLHPAADPLGGGYNVTQAMIAVGSGQWFGRGLGFGSQSQLRFIPEAHTDFVAAVVAEELGFVGLTLLCAAFALLFWRLLRLASRAPDDFLRLFLLGTTAVLFIQFFVNVGMNLGLLPVTGITLPFVSYGGSSLIFFLCLIGMAQSTAAHLSRTGGGEGTRQA; encoded by the coding sequence ATGTTTTCGGGACATGCCTGGCGACAATTTGATTGGTGGATGGTGCTTGCCGTTGTGGCCCTTGTGGCCATCGGATTTGCGGCGATCTATTCTGTTGCTCTGTCTTTGCCGGTAGGGGATCTGCTCTCCGTGAAAAAGCAAGCGATCGCTCTTCTGGTTGGCGCGCTTGCCGGGCTTGGCCTTGCGCTTACGCATGTCCGATGGTTTGAAAGTTTGAGTCTTCACCTCTACGTCCTCGGCGTTGTTCTCCTTGTCCTTGTGCTTTTTTTCGGGGAGACGATTCGCGGCACGACCGGGTGGTTTGTTCTGCCGGGCTTTAACATTCAACCGGTGGAGTTTGCAAAGATCGCGCTCATTCTCGGCCTGGCCCATCGTCTGGCACGACGAAGGTCCGCTGTTCTTGCGTGGCGTGATATTGCGCACACCGGATTGCTTGCTGGCATTCCTGTCGTGCTCGTGTTTCTGCAACCGGACCTCGGTTCTGCTCTGGTGCTTGTGGGCGTCTGGGGCATCTTGCTTCTGTGTTCGCGCATAACTTCTCGACAAGTTCTCGCCCTCGGCGCTCTTTTCCTCGTACTTGGATTGCTCGGTTGGCAGTTTCTCGCGGGCTATCAACAGGAACGTTTGCTGTCATTTCTTCACCCGGCGGCGGACCCACTTGGAGGGGGCTACAATGTGACGCAAGCGATGATTGCTGTGGGGTCCGGCCAGTGGTTTGGTCGTGGGCTTGGATTTGGCTCGCAAAGTCAGCTCCGGTTTATTCCGGAGGCGCATACAGATTTCGTGGCTGCTGTCGTGGCGGAGGAACTTGGGTTTGTGGGCCTTACGCTTTTGTGTGCCGCGTTCGCCCTTCTCTTCTGGCGTTTGCTTCGTTTGGCCTCGCGTGCTCCCGATGATTTTTTGCGCCTCTTCCTTCTTGGAACGACAGCCGTGCTGTTCATCCAATTTTTTGTGAACGTCGGTATGAATCTTGGCTTGCTTCCCGTGACAGGCATTACGCTGCCGTTTGTGAGCTATGGCGGATCCTCTCTTATATTTTTTTTGTGTCTGATCGGGATGGCGCAAAGTACGGCCGCACACCTTTCTCGTACAGGGGGAGGGGAGGGGACGCGACAAGCGTGA
- a CDS encoding 50S ribosomal protein L25 gives MERISLSAQKRSIFGRKTNVLREAGKVPAVVYGAGVNPEPVLVDRVAFVKAYEKAGTSGLLHLEVEGGTTYPVLIAEFALHPVSDRVDHVDFHAVDLTKEVEAKIALHFVGEAPAVKGLGGTLVAEMHELPVHALPAALVSSIDVDIAALATFTDRIRVSDLKLPEGIHVEPELAEYIVASVEEPRTEEELAALDAAVEENVESVEVVEKKKKEEEGEEGEDGTETAKDKKA, from the coding sequence ATGGAACGTATTTCTCTTTCTGCACAGAAGCGAAGCATTTTCGGTCGAAAGACTAATGTTTTACGTGAAGCAGGTAAAGTTCCGGCCGTGGTCTATGGTGCGGGAGTGAATCCCGAACCGGTGCTTGTGGATCGCGTCGCCTTCGTGAAGGCTTACGAAAAAGCCGGTACGTCTGGACTTCTGCATCTTGAGGTGGAGGGCGGCACGACGTACCCGGTGCTCATTGCCGAATTTGCTCTGCACCCTGTTTCGGATCGTGTAGATCACGTGGATTTTCACGCTGTAGATTTGACGAAAGAGGTGGAAGCTAAAATCGCGCTTCACTTTGTGGGCGAGGCGCCGGCGGTCAAGGGGCTTGGCGGAACGCTGGTTGCCGAAATGCATGAGCTTCCCGTGCACGCGCTTCCTGCCGCGCTTGTTTCCTCCATTGATGTGGACATTGCAGCGCTTGCTACGTTTACAGATCGCATTCGCGTGAGCGACCTCAAGCTTCCAGAAGGGATCCATGTGGAACCGGAATTGGCTGAATATATTGTTGCGTCCGTGGAAGAGCCTCGAACGGAAGAAGAGTTGGCGGCACTCGATGCAGCAGTGGAAGAAAACGTGGAGTCGGTGGAAGTGGTGGAAAAGAAGAAGAAGGAAGAAGAGGGAGAGGAAGGCGAAGACGGCACCGAAACCGCGAAAGACAAAAAGGCCTAA
- a CDS encoding DUF3048 domain-containing protein, giving the protein MPRRTDNKKIMMRAAVVLVGLSAALFAFAFRDFFRGGPVKEQAPTVLFRHPLDGLPTGEEVPVGQVYGVVIENMVEAWPQAGLDGASVVIEAPVEARIPRFLAFFPADRTVERIGPVRSARPYFIDWNAELDGLFAHVGGSPEALETLKRDDTRDLDEFSNEWFFWRDDNRDAPHNVYTSTEKLAEGLARLRERFPFGAPAWDTWKFGEPDAAGAPAGRVRVDFGAEPYVVEWVYDGGRGLFLRHQNGSPHVMENESKIFAANVVVMETDVEVLDAIGRRRIRTRGSGNGRLYQRGREQDIRWEKPAQSERLRFFIPQPDGTELEAVMAPGATWIEILPTSL; this is encoded by the coding sequence ATGCCACGGAGGACCGACAACAAAAAAATCATGATGCGTGCCGCGGTCGTTCTTGTTGGACTATCCGCGGCACTTTTTGCTTTTGCTTTCCGTGATTTTTTCCGCGGCGGTCCGGTGAAGGAACAGGCGCCGACGGTTCTGTTCCGCCACCCGCTTGATGGTCTGCCCACAGGGGAAGAAGTGCCCGTGGGGCAGGTGTATGGGGTGGTGATCGAAAATATGGTGGAGGCCTGGCCGCAAGCGGGGCTTGATGGGGCGTCCGTGGTCATAGAAGCGCCGGTTGAAGCGCGCATCCCGCGGTTCCTTGCTTTTTTTCCGGCTGACCGCACTGTAGAGCGCATCGGTCCCGTTCGCTCCGCCCGCCCCTATTTTATAGACTGGAATGCGGAACTAGACGGACTCTTTGCGCACGTGGGGGGGAGCCCAGAGGCGCTTGAGACACTAAAGCGTGATGACACACGCGATCTTGATGAGTTCTCCAACGAGTGGTTTTTCTGGCGCGATGATAACCGCGACGCTCCGCATAACGTCTACACTTCCACCGAAAAACTGGCAGAGGGCCTTGCGCGTTTACGCGAGAGGTTTCCCTTCGGCGCGCCTGCGTGGGACACATGGAAGTTCGGAGAACCGGACGCTGCGGGAGCCCCCGCGGGGCGTGTGCGAGTAGATTTCGGCGCGGAGCCCTATGTGGTGGAATGGGTGTATGATGGGGGGCGTGGCCTTTTCCTGCGTCACCAGAACGGATCCCCGCACGTGATGGAAAACGAGTCAAAGATATTTGCCGCCAACGTTGTTGTAATGGAAACAGATGTGGAAGTCCTCGATGCCATTGGACGCCGCCGCATTCGCACGCGAGGTTCGGGCAATGGACGGCTGTACCAACGTGGACGAGAACAAGACATCCGTTGGGAAAAGCCGGCGCAAAGTGAGCGCCTGCGCTTCTTCATCCCACAACCGGATGGGACGGAACTCGAAGCCGTCATGGCCCCGGGGGCTACGTGGATAGAAATCTTACCAACATCTCTATGA